Sequence from the Nitrospirota bacterium genome:
GTTAAATTAATATCCTCATCGGCAAGTGAAGGTGATGCCGCAAGCAGCCTTCCGTTCATCAGCACCTGGTAGTAATGTCCCGAGCGCGGGATGGAATACGCCCCTGCGATGATCTCGGAGAGTTCAAGCTCTATCCTGCCGTCTTCTTCGTGAAGTAAACCCGTAATGACCTGAAGCTGCGAATGGAGCGCCCGGTCAACAGAGGCAAAGATGATCCGCTCTACCTCATGATAGAGGAACAGACTGACGGTAATAAGCAGAATGGACGTCAAACTGAGGAACCAGAAGAATAACCTGCCCTTGATGGATTTGGGGAATATCTTCACTTACTCCTTTTCCAGGACATAGCCTGCGCCTCTTACCGTTCGAATAAGCTGTTTGCCGCGTCCCTTGTCAATCTTGTTTCTCAGATAGTTGATATAGACGTCTATCACGTTGCTGTCAAGATCAAACTCCGAATCATAAATATGCTCGGTAAGTTCGGTCCTGCTTATTACCTTGCCGGTGTTGAGCGCGAGATATTCAAGCAGTTTATATTCGGTTGAAGAAAGTTTGATCTCCCTGTTGCCTCTCTTTACGGTCATGGAGTTCATGTCTATTTCGAGGTCGCCTATACCGATGGTTGACGAGGGTTTGCTCCTGCTTCTTCTTATAACGGCCTTCAGTCTTGCAAGCAGCTCTGAAAAATCAAACGGCTTTGCAATGTAGTCGTCCGCCCCGGTATTCAACCCCTTTATCCTGTCATCAACTTCCCCTCTCGCCGTTATCATAAGGACCGGCACGGCTACTTGTTTTGCCCTGATCTTTTTCAGGACTGTAAGCCCGTCCATTTTGGGAAGCATGATATCAAGAAGGATAGCGTCGTAAGAATATGTCTCTGCCATGAAAAGCCCTTCCTCGCCGTCAAAACATAATTCCACAACAAAGCCGTTTTCTTCAAGGCCCTTCTTCAGTATCCCCGCTAATTTCTTCTCATCTTCTACTATAAGTAAACGCATAGGATTTGGAACAAAGTCTGCACAGGCAGTCAGGCATTTTGCCTGGCTGCCTGTGCAGGATGTTTTTAGTCCTCAAGCTCTATCTTGATAGCCGCATTGGTGTCGCTGTTGATCTTGACCTCCACGATCCATCCTGTCTGAAGGTCGGTAAAACAGGCTTCGCCCTGACCCATCATGCCCTGTGTGTATTTGCACACTGTGTTATCAGTGACAGTGATCGGGGCCGGGGCCGTGTCTAATGTGAAATCGGCTGCGCCTTTAGTAGCAACCTTTCCTTTGAGTTCCCTGTTCTGGTGCGTTTCACCTTCATCGCTGCCGGAATCAGAACCTTCACAATCCGATGATGATGATTTAGCTTCTATCTTGGTTGCAGTGATTGTAGTTGTTGAAGACAGATCATCGGATGTCTTTATTTCGAGACAAGTATTGAGGGTGAGGGCATTCAGGCAGTTCGCCGCGCCGGAATAGTTTATATCATTCACTTCGCAGATCGTGCTGCCCGTGAGGTTAACCGTAAAATCCGTGCTCATGTGTTTGACGGTTATACTGTCAGCCCCGACATTAGTCAATGTCCCGTGCAGATCAAATTCCGAAGCCTCTATCTCGCTTTCAGATGTAATCGGCTGCATCTTTACTTCTGTTATACACCACGAAGATGTATCAGCGGGACTTGTACACGAATACTTTTTTACCTCAAACTCTTTAAGGACAAAATCAACCACGAGCTTATCTGAGCTCAATGGCTGGACCCTGCCGTTAAACCTTATGAAGCATTTATTGCTGCCATCTGCCGGGCACTGCACTGTATCAGGCTTGTTTGGCTTTTCATCCATGTCGGAAAAGAAAGCGTTATGAGCAACGCCGCTGTTGTCCGTTATGCTTGCCATGTTCCCGATGATGATCTCAAGCCTGTTAAATGTCCCCGCAGGGAAGGTGGCAGTTGTTATTAACTGGAGAACACCGTTAAGCTTTGCAAGGTCAACTGAAAGCCCCGTTGCATTTATGTAGAGGTTCTCCTTGGTTGTACAGTCATTGTCAGAACACAGATTGATCTCATAAACAGTTACCGTTATCGCGGGGAACTGGTCTGCCGGGTCATCCGTTAAAAACACCCCGACGCTTTTCGCCCCTGCTGAACTGTTTGAGCCTCCGCCTGAACCTGAGCCGCCTCCGCTGCCTCCGCCGCTACAGTACGCAAGTATCAATGCAACACTTATTGCCCCTAACAGCAAAAGCATTTTTTTTCCTTTGGTAATCATGTTATTAACCTCCTGAATTTTTTCTGCTCAGCATTGAGCATTTTTTATGTGATGCATTTCCCGGCGAACAGAGATCACGCCTCACTTCCTGGCCTTTTTGATCTCGATCTTATCCGCGGAAAACCCTTTCCCTTCATGTCCGCCCTTCACCTCAATATATGCGCCTGTCTCAGCCTTTCCGTGGTCCTCCTCAATCAGGGTATCGGATGTGACCAGTATCTCTCTCCCGTTCACTATCCAGGTCCCTATTAACCCCTTTGGGAGTTCCTCTATCGTACCGTAGAGCTTGCTTTCATATCTCTTATGATGTTTATGCTCTTCGTCATCATTGCTGCCGAACACAACCCCCGCAGTCAAAGCAACTATCAATCCGATAGACAGAACAGCTGATAAGACCTTCAAAGCATCACCTCCTGTTTCTTGTTCTTATTCTGAACTGCATTCCTTGTCATACCTTTTATAAAAATGATTATATCAAACCAAGATTAAAGGAAGATTAAAATCTTACGTCCCGCAGGGAAACAACTTTCCTAACGCATTGTATTTTAGTTTAAAACGCAGCTATAGAAAACCATAACGGGGTTTACAGAAAAGTCAAAAAAGAAATATGATACAAAATGCTGAAACCGTTTAAGGCCGACCTCCACATCCACACATGCCTCTCCCCGTGCGCCGACCTTGAAATGAGCCCATCCGCTGTAGTAAGAACGGCGCTTGAAAGAGGCATAGACATCATCGCTATCACCGACCATAATTCAGCGGAAAATATAATCGCCGCCCGGAAGGCCGCTGAAAATTCAGGACTGACAGTGCTTGCCGGGATGGAGGTAACATCCTCGGAGGAAGCGCACATCCTTGCGCTCTTTGATGATGCTGAAGGAATTATGAAATTACAGGATATCGTGTACGACAATCTGCTGCCGGGAGAGAACGACGAAAAACTCTTCGGCGAGCAGATAGTTGTAAATGAAAAAGACGAGGTCATGGATTTTAATAAACGCCTGCTCATCGGAGCGACATCATTGCCCGCAAAGACAATCGTTGACACGATACACACTTTAGGCGGCATTGCCATCGCTTCGCACATTGACAGGGACGCCTTCAGCATCGTATCACAGTTAGGCTTCATTCCTGAGGATTTAAATTTTGACGCGCTTGAGATGTCGCCAAGGACCGACAGGGGGAAAGCTGTGCTTTTATATAATGACTACGCCTCATTTGCTTGGACAACTTCCTCGGATGCACACTGGCTGAAAGACATCGGAGAAAGAACAACCACCTTCCTCATAAACCGGCCGACACTGGAGGAGATGAGACTGGCCATGAAAAACATTGACGGAAGAAAGGTGGAGTGGGGGTAATCATGCAAGACCTTTCATTACACATCCTCGACATCGTTGAGAACTCGATAAACGCAAGCGCCACAGAGATCGGGATAAAGATCGTTGAAGACACCAAAGTAAATATTCTCTCCGTTGAAATAAGCGACAACGGCAGGGGCATGGATGAGGAGATGCTGAAAAAGGTCCATGACCCTTTCTTTACCACAAAGTGCAAGCGGACAGGCCTGGGCATCCCGCTGCTTGCGCAGTCGGCAAAGGAATGTAATGGTGATCTGACTATAAAAACGGGGTCGGGCATAGGCACAACGATCAGCGCGCGTTTTCAGTTTGACCATATCGACAGGAAGCCTCTTGGAGATATCTGCAAGACAATGATCGTCCTGATCGCCTCGAATCCTGATGTTGATTTCATTTATGAGCACAGGAGAAATGATGAATCTTACGTCCTGAATACCTCTGAAATCAAGAAGGAATTGGATGATGTTCCGATCAATTTACCCGATGTGATAAAAATTATTAAAGATGATATAAGCGCATGGTTAATTAGTACAAACATTATGATACAATAGGCTCGAACGTACCATTAATTAAATCAGCACATATTATTTTACCTATGGAGTCAGGCAAAAAAATATATATGACGAAGGGGGCTGTATGGAAAAAGGCAGAATATTAGTACTCGATGACGATCCTGTTGTGACCCTGAGCTGCAAGAGAATACTCGGCGCAGAAGGCTACAGCATTTCAACTGTCGAAAAAGGAGAAGACGCCCTCAATAAACTCGCCAAGGAAGATTTCGACCTCCTCATCTCCGACGTAAGACTGCCTGATATCAGCGGCATGACCGTGCTCAAAGAGGCACGGGTCATCAAGCCGAAGACGGACGTTGTAATAATCACCGGCTATCCCACGCTCGAAGACGCAAGGGAATCCACAAGGCTCGGCGCTCATGAGTATATTGAAAAGCCCTTCACGCCTGATTTCATGATCAATGTCGCAAAGAAGATCTTCGACACAAGGGGCTGGATCCTCAGGCAGGCGTTCATCGACGAGTTCAGGGATTCCGTCACCCCGCTGAGGGACCAGGAAAATCCGGTCATCTTTTATAAGGAAGGGACCTGGGCAAGGCCCGTCAAGGACGGCATGTGGGAGATCGGCTGCGATCTCAGATACTGGATGTTGGCGGGAAATCTCATGTACGTTGATTTAATGAAGGACATAGATAAACTGGAAGCGGGGAGGCCCTTCGCAAGAATTTACTCAAGCGGCGGACAGGGGAGCGAACTGCTTTCTCCGATGAACGGGGAAATAACTGAAGTCAATACAAAGGCGAACGATGTAATGGTCGCTCTATTGAAAGACCATTTGTCCGAAGGCTGGCTCCTGTGGCTTGCAAAAGTATTGCCGATAGGAAGTTAGCAACAAGTAACTGAAGTTATGAAGTTGAGAGGGTGTGAAGTTGAGACTTCTTATCTTCTCAATTTCTTAACTTCATAACTTCTATAATATTTCTGTATTCTTGAAAGTTAGGGAGGCTTTTGATGGCAGACAATCTGAAAATCCTTGTCGTTGACGATGAGCCTATTGTTATAAAAAGCTGCGTGGCCGTGCTCAAGGCCGAAGGATATAACATCGAAGGTACGCTGAGCGGAAAAGACGCGATACTCAAGATGGAGCAAAACCCCTACGACCTCGTTTTCACTGACCTGAAGATGCCTGAAGTTGACGGCATAACCCTTATCAGATGGATCAAGCAAAAAAGACCTGACACGGGGATAGTGATAATCACAGGCTATCCTTCGCAGGACACGATCAAAGACGCGCTTGAATTAGGCATTATTGATTACGTTCCGAAACCTTTTACCCCGGCAGTGCTTCTTGACGTGACCCAAAGAGCGGTTGAATGGGTAAAAGGAAAAGTCCCTGTAACAGAGGAAGTCAAAGAAGAATTCCCGCCTTCCATGATCCAGGAAATAGACAGGGTGATAAAACAGTATAAAAATAAACCCGGCAGTTCGATACCCGTGCTGCAGCGCTGCCAGCAGATAGTGGGTTATCTCCCTCCTGTTGTGCAGAAACGCATCGCAAGGGGTTTGAATATAACCCCTGCTGAGATCCACAGCATTGTTACCTTCTATTCCTTTTTCACAATGAAGCCCAGAGGCGACCACAACATCAGGATATGCCTCGGCACTGCGTGTTACGTTAAAAGGGTTGAAGAAGTCCTGAACAAGATAAAAGAAGATTTGAAACTGGAAGTCGGCGAAGTGACTTCGGACAAAAAATTCTCTCTGGAAACAGTCCGCTGCCTCGGCGCGTGCGGCCTTGCGCCTGTCATGGTCATTGATGATGAGACCTACGGCGCAATGAGCCCGAAGAAAGTGCCTGAGATCATCGAACAGTATAAATGAAAAAATATCCGCAGATGACACAGATGAACACAGATTGTTATTTGGATATTGGATAAATGTGAAACACGAATGTATGTCATTCCCGCAAGTGAAGCGCATCGGGAATCCTTCTTAAAGAAAGATTCCGGACAAGCCGGAATGACTGATACAGTTTGTAAACAATAAATATTTTATCTGTGAAATCTGCGTAATCTGTGGACATAAAGGAGTCAACATGGCGAGATTAACCATTGAGGACCTAAAGAAGATAAAGGAAAAACAGCACGCCACCTTCACTCTCAGGGAAGGCGGATACAGGGCGAAGGTCACAGTCCACATGGGCACATGCGGGATCGCCGCCGGAGCGAGAGAGATCATGGCGGCCCTGCTTGATGAAATAGCCCAGTCAAAGGCTGAAGACATAATTACAACAACCTCAGGCTGCGCTGGGCTTTGCGCGCGCGAGCCGATGATAACCGTTGAGGTGCTGAACAAACCGCCGGTGAAATACGGCGACCTGACAGCAGAAAAGCTGAGAGAGATATTTAAAGAGCACGTTCTGGGCGGCAACCCTGTAGAAAAATACGCGCTGGTTGCAGGAAGTGAAACAACGTATTAAAAGCAGGGCTTAGGGGTCAGGGATTGGGGATTGGTTTTTCACTAACCCCTAAGCCCTAACCCCCAACCCCTATTCTCAGAGGAGATTGTAATGGAAAAGTATCGTGCAAACTTACTAATGTGTGCGGGAACAGGCTGCGTAGCAAGCGGGACCCCCAAGGTAAAAGCTGCCTTGCAGGAAGAGCTGCAGAAGAGGGGGCTTGCCGATGAGATAAAGATCGTACTCACCGGGTGTAACGGGTTCTGCGCTGAGGGGCCTGTCATGCTCGTTTATCCTGATGAGATTTTTTACCAGAAGCTCACCGTTGAAGATATTCCAAAGCTTGTTGAAGAACATTTTCTTAAAGGGCGTCCTTATGAAAAATTGATGTTCAGGGAGCCGGAGAAAAAGTCGGCGATCCCCCTGATGAAGGACATACCGTTCTTCAAACACCAGGTGCTGAGGGTCCTGAGAAACAAAGGTTTGATAGACCCTGAAAGCCTTGACGAATACATTGCAAGGGACGGCTACATGGCTGCCGCAAAGGCCCTCCATGAAATGACGTCAGCGGACATAATAAAGGTCATGAAAGACTCAGGGATCAGGGGGCGCGGCGGCGCGGGATTTCCAACGGGAATGAAATGGGATTTCGCATCAAAGTCGGTTGCGGACCAGAAATTCATGCTATGTAACGGAGACGAAGGAGACCCCGGCGCGTTCATGGACAGGTCGGTCATGGAGGCAGACCCGCATTCGGTAATAGAGGGAATGATGATAGGCGCAAAGGCCATTGGCGCGAGCAAGGGCGTTATTTATGTAAGAGCTGAATATCCGCTGGCGGTAAAGCGCCTGCAATTGGCAATAGACAAATGCCGCGAGGCGGGACTGTTAGGAGAAAATATTCTCGGCAGCGGCTTTAACTTCGACCTTGAAATATATCTTGGCGCCGGTGCGTTCGTATGCGGTGAGGAGACCGCGCTCATGCGCTCAATTGAAGGCAAGCGCGGGATGCCGAGACCAAGACCGCCCTTCCCTGCCCACAAAGGTTTATGGGACAAGCCTTCGGTCCTGAACAATGTCGAAACCCTCGCCCAGGTAGCGCCGATCATTCTGAACGGGGCTGATTGGTATAAAACCCTGGGCACTGAAAAAAGCACCGGCACAAAAGTATTCGCCCTCACCGGCGACATCAGGAACGTGGGCCTTGTCGAGGTCCCGATGGGGATCCCGCTGAGGACCATAATTTATGACATCGGCGGCGGGATGAAGAACAAGAAAAAGAAATTCAAGTCAGTGCAGATGGGAGGGCCTTCAGGAGGCTGCATCCCTGAAAGCCATATTGATATCCCGGTCACATATGAAGACGTTGTCAAGACCGGCGCCATCATGGGTTCAGGCGGCATGGTCGTCATGGACGAAGACACCTGCATGGTGAGCACTGCAAAATTTTTCCTTGAATTCACCGCTGACGAATCCTGCGGCAAATGTACGCCGTGCAGAGTCGGCACGAGGGTAATGCTTGATATGCTCACCGACATCACGGAGGGCAGGGGAAAAGACGGTGACATTGAAACGCTTCAGGACCTGAGCAGGGACATTATTTTAACGTCTCTTTGCGGTCTCGGGCAGACAGCCCCAAACCCTGTCCTTTCGACGATCAGATATTTTAAAAATGAATATGAATCACACATCATTGACAACTGGTGCAAGACGGGCATATGCAGGAACCTCTGTTCCTTCCATATATTTGAAGACCTCTGCAAAGGATGCGGCGCATGTTTAAGAGGATGCCCACAGCAGGCGATCGTCGGCGAGAAGAAACAGCCCCACCGGATCATCCAGGAGCTCTGCATACAATGCAGGAACTGTTACGACACATGTAAGTTCGGATCAATAAAGATAGGCCCGAAAGGGTGCAAAGACATAAAAGCCATGCGCGAGCTTTTGGAGAAGGTTGAGAAAGTTGAGGAGGTCAAGGGATGATTAATCTGACCATTAACGGTAAAAAAATTACTGCTGAAGACGGAGCGACAATACTGCAGGCCGCGCTGAAAAACAATATTCATATACCCAACCTCTGCTACGACAAAAGGCTCAGGCCCTACGGCGGATGCAGGCTGTGCATAGTTGAGGTCGAGGGACAGGCGAGGCTCTTTGCGGCCTGTTCGTCCCCTGCTGAAAACGGCATGGTCGTCACCACGGACACGCCCAAACTCAGGAAGCTGCGCCAGACGGTCATCGAGCTGCTTTTAGTCCACCATCCGCTCGATTGTCCTGAATGCGACAAGGCGGGTGAATGCCAGCTGCAGGACCTTGCTTATGAATGCGGCAAGCCCGAAGCGCGTTTTTTAAGACACAGGAAAGAGGCCACGGCAGACGTCAGGGGGCCGTTGATCGAGTTGACCTCAAGAAGATGCATACTCTGCGGAAAGTGCGTGAGGATATGCGCTGAACACCAGGGAAGAGGCGCGCTCGGTTTGATCGGAAGAGGTTTTCCCACAGTCGTTCAGCCCGCCTTCGGTGAGATACTTGAATGCGATTACTGCGGGCAGTGCCTCGACATCTGTCCCACGGGGGCGATACTGAGCAAGCCTTATAAATTCACTTCGCGCTCGTGGTTCCTTGAAGAGAAGGACACCATCTGCCCGTTCTGCGGCGTCGGCTGCACCCTCACCATCGGCATCAGGGAAGGAAAGATACTGAGGTCCAGGGGAGAGGAAGGCAAAGGCGTCAATGACGGAAACCTCTGCGGAAGGGGCAGGTTCGGCATTGATTATATCTACAACGAAAAGCGCCTGAAAAAACCGTTAATTAAAAAGGGCGACGAACTGGTCCCTGTCTCATGGGAAGAGGCCTTGTCCTATATTTCAAACAAACTGAACGCTGTGATAAAAAATCACGGAGCGGCTTCAATAGGAGCCATCGGCTCTCCGAGATGCACCAACGAAGATAATTATGTCCTGCAAAAATTCATGAGGAAGGTAATCGGAACAAACAATATTGATTCCTCCGCCGCATTCGGCTACAACAAAGTGCAGAAGGCATGGGAAATGTCCTTCGGCGGGAAAAACCATCCCATAGACCTGAGATATCCTCTGGGCAAAGAGGCCATCCTTATAATCGAATCAAACATCAGCGTCACACACCCGGTGTACGGGCTTAACATCCTCCAGGCAAAAAGAGAAGGCGCTAAACTCATTGTCGCTGACTCAAGAGAGACAAAGCTGACAAAACACAGCACGCAGTGGCTCAGTATCAAGGACGGCACAGGCGTCGCCTTTTTAAACGGATTAATGAAAGTCATCATCGACAGGGAACTTTATGATAAAGACGCCGCGTCAAAGATATCAGGTTTCTCGTCTCTAAAATCAGCCTTGGCAAATTACACCCTTAAAAACGTCTCAGATATTACAGGCATCCCGGAAGATGAAATCATCTCTGCCGCAGAAACATTTGCAAAGGCAAAGAGCAGGATGGTCTCACTTACTGTCAGCGCGTCTGAAAACACAAAAGGCATGGACACAGTGCTTGCCGCCGCGAACCTCGTCAATCTTTTAGGTGACAGCCCTGAGGCCCTGCAAATTCCCGCGAACTACTCAAACAGCTACGGTCTCTACCAGATGGGCGTAAGGCCCTTCCAGCAGCCGCTGAACATGGGCGTCTTCGAGATGCTTTACAGTGAAGAGAGCTCGCTCAAGTCGCTGTATATCATGGGAGAAGACCCGGCAGTCACATTCCCCGACAGCGCAAAGATAATAAAGAGATTGAAGTCCCTTGATTTCCTCGTGGTGCAGGATATCTTCCTCACTGAAACCGCAAAGCTTGCAAACGTGGTGCTGCCCGCGTCAAGCTGGGCCGAAAAAGACGGGACCTTCATGAATGCAGAAGGCGTCCTGCAAAAAGTTTACAAACTGACAGACCCCGCAGGCGAATCATATCCGGACTGGATGATACTGAAAAATCTCGCCCTGACCATGGGCAAAGACGCGGGAGTCAAAAACCTGCAGGGTATCCAGGAGGAAATAAAATCTCTTATCTCAGCCCACGACCCGGCAGGGGAGAAAAAGACGTTCAACCCTGTAGAGTATAAACCTGGAGAGGACCCGAATCCTGATTATCCGCTGAAGCTTGTGATAAGGGATGTCCTTCAGCACTCAGGCAGCATGTCCACAAGCTCCAAATCACTCGACCTCGTTATCTCCGAGGCATTGCTTGAAATAAATGAGGAAGACGCAAAGAGGCACGGCATACTCGATAACAGTCATGTGAAGCTGGTCTCAAAACGCGGGTCCGTGTACCTGAAGGCCCAATATTCAGATGAAATTCCAGAAGGCACGGTCTTTGTGCCCACGCACTTCCCTTACGCAAAGATAAACGCTCTCACTCAGGCCTCCTCAAACGGCGAGCCGCCGATCATTGCGGTGAATGTCGAGGCTACGAAGTAGAGACTGCCGGACATCTTTCCAATGGTTGCAGAGGGCAAGGGCAGAGAGCATAGAGTTGAAAGCTCTACTCATCCCTGTGAACAGTTTCAGGTGAGAATGCAGGGCGACATACTGCGATATATTCCGCTCCTTCACTGCCTGGGGTGCTGTACTGCACCCATTCTCCACGGTGAACGATTACAGCCTCACCCGCATTTACATCTATGATTTTGTCTTTTGTTGTGACCCGAAGCATACCTCTGAGTACGAGTGTATATTCATCAAACTCAGGCTGCTGGCCGGGCTCGATCCAGCCGCCTGGGCTTTTCATCCTGGCGATGCTCAGGTCTTCTGTTCTGGAATTCACCCTTCCGAGATACTCTTCTATGATCTTCGGCTTGTTTCCCGCGGCAGTGATGACGGATGGTTTCCTGATCAATGTCGGCATCTGAAAATCCCTATGCTATTTGAGCTCAAAGTTTTCTATTGAAAGTATTCCGTTAGTGATATTCATGTTCCCGCTCAAAGCCGTGCTGCCGGTATTTGATGAATAATCGCAATTAAAACCGCCGACTAATATTACCGATTTATTAAGATTTAAGTTCGGGCTTTCCGTCAAGCTCACCGCCCTGCTCTGGACAGTCTCTCCGTCAGCGGCGGCATCATAAGCAGCCTGGAGGGTTGAATAATACGCGGGGATTATACGAAGTATCCTCACGGGCTGGTTTGGACAGGTCAGAGAATTTAAGGCGTTAAATGCATTCAACCTCCCGCCGGTCAGGACCTTGCCGGACAGAGATGTTTTAACATCAACATTATTCAGGACGGCATTCTTTATATCAATACCCGTAAGAGCAGGATTGAATGCCTTTATCAGTCCAGCAACACCCGATACATGAGGCGAGGCCATTGATGTCCCCTGGTAACTTGAATAACCATAGCCGCTGATACTGATCGATCTCCTGTCAAGTGTTACGTCATCAATATAAACCCCGTCGTTGTGATTGATAGGATCGGCAGACAATCCAAAGCCGAAATAAAAACTGCCGGACATGTCTGCCGCCGAAGTCAATCCGGTAGTCGAATCCGAAATAAAACTCCCGCTGGTGGTCCCGGTCCTGTAATCCACCCAGCCCCAGTTAATTCCATCCAGGGAATAATTGATGTCCAGATAATCAAAATTATTCTCAAGCACGCCCTTCCATTTAAATGAAAGCGTGTACAGGTTATCTTTTACTGATGCTATCGGGGTCATATAGCCGGCCCATGAACTTGTATTGCCACGATAGTTTTTGCCCGGACTGTCTTCAAGACTGTTAGTGCCGCCATAGCCTGTCCCGGTTGTTATTGCCCAGGTGGAATTCGTGCCTCCCCTGCTCCATCCAAGACGAGGAAGATTTCCGGACGTGCTATTAAAATTCTGGCTGAAGATCGTTAGAGGAGCGCCGTAGCTGAAAACAGGCACTGTGCTGTAAATGTTTACCCCGGGCGCTGCCAGGTCAACGGTGGAGGCCCCGTAATTTGAAAAATATGCAAGCGCGTCGTTGTGGTCGGTTGCCGCCACGGATATTATATTGGGGCTTGTGTAGCTTGCAGGATAAAAAAGGGTTGCATCATTATTTGTGCCGCTGTTTCCTGCTGCGCACACAACGACCGCGGGGGATGCGTCAATGGCGTCTTTCAACGCCTGGCTGTAACCCGTGCCGCCCCAGCTGTTGTTTATTACGTGGGCGCCTTTTGCATTTGCGTAAAGAATTGCAGAGACAGCATCCGCTGTAGTGCCGCTGCCGCCAACGCCAAGAAATCTCAGAGGCATAATCTTCGCATGCCACATGACGCCTGTTATTCCCAGGGCGTTATTTCCGGCTGCCGCTATTGTGCCCGCCACATGAGTGCCGTGAGCAGCGTAATCAGCAGGGTCATTGTCGTCGCCGATAAAATCCCATCCCCGGCAATCATCTATATAGCCATTGCCGTCGTTATCAATTCCATCGACGCAGCTTGTCTCCCCGGTGTTGGTCCAGATATTTGCGCTTAGATCAGGATGGTTATACGCAACGCCGGAGTCAACCACAGCTATCACAACACTGTTTGAACCCGTGGTAATGTCCCACGCCTCCGGGGCATCGATATCCGCATCTGAAGTCCCGCCCGTCTGCCCCGTATTATCAAGCCCCCACAGGTTGGTGAAATAAACATCATCGGGCATAACATCAGCGTGAACAATATAGTTCGGTTCAGCATATTCTATTTGCGGCTCAAGAAGATAATCTCTTAGCGCCTGCCTCAAAGAAACATTGCCAGGCGTCTTAACAAGCTGGAGCCCTCTTAAACCCCCGAATTCTTTTTTTATCATCACGCCGGTCCTTGAATGGACAAGGGAAGAGGCCTGCTTCAATACCAGGTTATCGGCGGCAACTTCGCCTTTAAACTTAATAATCATTTCCCCTTTAACATGTTCGGGGGACAAGAGGCGGTCAACTGCGGCATCAACATCAGCGGCATTGATATTTGCAGCCTCCGCTTTATTAAGCAAAAGAAAACAGGAATATATCAGGAAAGTGAAAATAAGTATAATAGGAGCGAGCTTTATTGCTTTTGTCATCGTGACTTTCCCGGCTCTATTGATGAATGAAACAAGAAATTGCGATAGTTTTATTATAAACCTTTCTTTTGAAAATCAACATGAAAAA
This genomic interval carries:
- a CDS encoding response regulator transcription factor, producing the protein MRLLIVEDEKKLAGILKKGLEENGFVVELCFDGEEGLFMAETYSYDAILLDIMLPKMDGLTVLKKIRAKQVAVPVLMITARGEVDDRIKGLNTGADDYIAKPFDFSELLARLKAVIRRSRSKPSSTIGIGDLEIDMNSMTVKRGNREIKLSSTEYKLLEYLALNTGKVISRTELTEHIYDSEFDLDSNVIDVYINYLRNKIDKGRGKQLIRTVRGAGYVLEKE
- a CDS encoding DUF4382 domain-containing protein — translated: MITKGKKMLLLLGAISVALILAYCSGGGSGGGSGSGGGSNSSAGAKSVGVFLTDDPADQFPAITVTVYEINLCSDNDCTTKENLYINATGLSVDLAKLNGVLQLITTATFPAGTFNRLEIIIGNMASITDNSGVAHNAFFSDMDEKPNKPDTVQCPADGSNKCFIRFNGRVQPLSSDKLVVDFVLKEFEVKKYSCTSPADTSSWCITEVKMQPITSESEIEASEFDLHGTLTNVGADSITVKHMSTDFTVNLTGSTICEVNDINYSGAANCLNALTLNTCLEIKTSDDLSSTTTITATKIEAKSSSSDCEGSDSGSDEGETHQNRELKGKVATKGAADFTLDTAPAPITVTDNTVCKYTQGMMGQGEACFTDLQTGWIVEVKINSDTNAAIKIELED
- a CDS encoding PHP domain-containing protein — protein: MLKPFKADLHIHTCLSPCADLEMSPSAVVRTALERGIDIIAITDHNSAENIIAARKAAENSGLTVLAGMEVTSSEEAHILALFDDAEGIMKLQDIVYDNLLPGENDEKLFGEQIVVNEKDEVMDFNKRLLIGATSLPAKTIVDTIHTLGGIAIASHIDRDAFSIVSQLGFIPEDLNFDALEMSPRTDRGKAVLLYNDYASFAWTTSSDAHWLKDIGERTTTFLINRPTLEEMRLAMKNIDGRKVEWG
- a CDS encoding sensor histidine kinase — its product is MQDLSLHILDIVENSINASATEIGIKIVEDTKVNILSVEISDNGRGMDEEMLKKVHDPFFTTKCKRTGLGIPLLAQSAKECNGDLTIKTGSGIGTTISARFQFDHIDRKPLGDICKTMIVLIASNPDVDFIYEHRRNDESYVLNTSEIKKELDDVPINLPDVIKIIKDDISAWLISTNIMIQ
- a CDS encoding response regulator; this encodes MEKGRILVLDDDPVVTLSCKRILGAEGYSISTVEKGEDALNKLAKEDFDLLISDVRLPDISGMTVLKEARVIKPKTDVVIITGYPTLEDARESTRLGAHEYIEKPFTPDFMINVAKKIFDTRGWILRQAFIDEFRDSVTPLRDQENPVIFYKEGTWARPVKDGMWEIGCDLRYWMLAGNLMYVDLMKDIDKLEAGRPFARIYSSGGQGSELLSPMNGEITEVNTKANDVMVALLKDHLSEGWLLWLAKVLPIGS
- a CDS encoding NAD(P)H-dependent oxidoreductase subunit E, encoding MADNLKILVVDDEPIVIKSCVAVLKAEGYNIEGTLSGKDAILKMEQNPYDLVFTDLKMPEVDGITLIRWIKQKRPDTGIVIITGYPSQDTIKDALELGIIDYVPKPFTPAVLLDVTQRAVEWVKGKVPVTEEVKEEFPPSMIQEIDRVIKQYKNKPGSSIPVLQRCQQIVGYLPPVVQKRIARGLNITPAEIHSIVTFYSFFTMKPRGDHNIRICLGTACYVKRVEEVLNKIKEDLKLEVGEVTSDKKFSLETVRCLGACGLAPVMVIDDETYGAMSPKKVPEIIEQYK
- a CDS encoding (2Fe-2S) ferredoxin domain-containing protein, whose protein sequence is MARLTIEDLKKIKEKQHATFTLREGGYRAKVTVHMGTCGIAAGAREIMAALLDEIAQSKAEDIITTTSGCAGLCAREPMITVEVLNKPPVKYGDLTAEKLREIFKEHVLGGNPVEKYALVAGSETTY